The sequence ATCCATTTCTTCTTCCAACTTCAATTGCGCTTGCGATAATAAATCGGTGTAGGATGCCAATGCATGTAACTCTGTTTCTGTTTTTCCAATAGCATGTTGCACTTTCTCATACTCAGATAATAGCGTTGCAAGACTATGTTGTGGAATGCTGATATATTCTGCTTGAATTTCGGGAATTGCTGCATCATTATCTACAATAAAAAACCACACATGTTTTCCATTATCTTGCGCAATGTATAATGCATGTTGATTATACCAGTTTTTATCGAATCTGGATTTAGAACATTCAAAGAAATGCAGATACACTCCTTCGGCATTTAATTGCTCTAATCGTTTGCCGGGTATTTCGCCCCAGGGACGCAACACTTCCAATTGTATTTCAATTTCTTTCTTGCGTTTTTCTTGTTGTGCTTCTGTGTTGCGCAGTGAGTTTAATTTCTGCAATACTTCATCTGCTGTTTTTAGATTTAAATTTTCAATGGGTGGTTTTTCAAGTTGCTCTAATGTTTTTTTAGCCTCACTTAATTTATGTAATTGCTTTAACGCTTCTTCTGCTTTTTCTGAAATAGATTCTTGTAATGTTTCAATATGCACAATACCCAATGCTCTTAACTTCATCAGGAAATCATCGTATTCCCTGTGATAAATCAGAAATGAATATTTCAGCATCTTGGTAATCATCAGGCTTCTTGTTCCATTTTATTTTTTAATAATTTTTGAGAAGATTTAGCAAGATTATCTTCATCTTCCATATAGCGTTTTATTTTTCGTTTCGCTTCTTCCAATTCAGGTATCTGCACTTTCTCATACAGATTTAATTTCTGTGTTGTTTTTTTTCTTTCGGAGATTAAAATATCCATTTGTTGTTGCAACACATCCAGATTTATTTTTTTATGAACGAGCATTTGCATAAGCTGTACTCCTTCCAATAACCAAAGCGGATATGCTAATGGTGAAAAAGATTTTATCTCAAATTCTACTTTAGTTAACACAGGAAATGCAACGCCGGCAAATTTTTGTTTATGCGTAATAATATTTGTAACACTTATTAAATCCTTATCCCATTCCTTCCACATTGTTTCAAAAGGTTTTAGCTTATCTAATTCGTCTGCCAACAATTGTTTTTCATTTTCAAGAGTTACACCCAATTTTTTTATTTCGAAACGCAACGCACTTTCCTTACTGCGAATAGTAGGCAATGCAGCAGCACGGATTTTTACAGCCCGTTCTATTTCCTGTAAAGCAATTTTATTATATTGAAACTTCAGCGCCATGTGTTTGTTTCCAATATTTTTTTATAAATTCTTCTTTAATACCCACTTCTTCTACTTTAAAATTTGCGGATAATAATTTCCATGCAATATCCAACATCGCATTCATTTCTAATTGCACATCAATTGCCAATAATTGCAGTGTATATTGTTTTGCAAATTTGAGAGTGCGTTTATCATAATCACTCAAATCAAAACCATTATCCATTTTTGTTTTTGCTTCTGCGGCATCGGCATATAAACGGATACATGCATTCATTACTTGCGGATGATCTTCACGGGTTTTCTTTCCAATTACTAATTGTTTTAATCGTGATAAACTTCGGAACGGATCAATGATCACTTTTCCTGTATCAGAATCTTTTCTTAAAAACAATTGACCTTCGGTAATGTAACCTGTATTATCCGGAATAGCATGTGTAATATCTCCCTGATTAATTGTAGTAACTGCAATAATTGTAATACTGCCACCTTCAGGAAATTGCACTGCTTTTTCATACAGTCTTGCAAGATCAGAATATAAAGAACCCGGCATACTATCCTTGGAAGGAATCTGATCCATACGATTGGAAACGATACTCAATGCATCAGCATACAAAGTCATATCGGTAAGTAACACCAATACGTTTTCATTTTTTTGAAATGCAAAATATTCAGCAGTGGTTAAAGCAGAATCAGGAATCAGTAATCTCTCTACCGGTGGATCTCCTGTAGTATTTATAAACGCAATTAT is a genomic window of Bacteroidota bacterium containing:
- a CDS encoding V-type ATP synthase subunit D translates to MALKFQYNKIALQEIERAVKIRAAALPTIRSKESALRFEIKKLGVTLENEKQLLADELDKLKPFETMWKEWDKDLISVTNIITHKQKFAGVAFPVLTKVEFEIKSFSPLAYPLWLLEGVQLMQMLVHKKINLDVLQQQMDILISERKKTTQKLNLYEKVQIPELEEAKRKIKRYMEDEDNLAKSSQKLLKNKMEQEA
- a CDS encoding V-type ATP synthase subunit B, yielding MEITPFQKRITHIDYITKATCTLKASGIKNEELAIVDGRLAQVVKMKGDDVTLQIFSGTEGIASNSEVIFLGESPSIQVSEKMRGRFFNAFGKPIDGWPEIEGTKTEIGGPSVNPVRRLQPNQPIFTGIAGIDLNNTLLGGQKIPFFADPDQPYNEVMASVALKANADKIILGGMGLSNDDFLYFKNAFSQAGVSDKIIAFINTTGDPPVERLLIPDSALTTAEYFAFQKNENVLVLLTDMTLYADALSIVSNRMDQIPSKDSMPGSLYSDLARLYEKAVQFPEGGSITIIAVTTINQGDITHAIPDNTGYITEGQLFLRKDSDTGKVIIDPFRSLSRLKQLVIGKKTREDHPQVMNACIRLYADAAEAKTKMDNGFDLSDYDKRTLKFAKQYTLQLLAIDVQLEMNAMLDIAWKLLSANFKVEEVGIKEEFIKKYWKQTHGAEVSI